A part of Onthophagus taurus isolate NC chromosome 7, IU_Otau_3.0, whole genome shotgun sequence genomic DNA contains:
- the LOC111423797 gene encoding uncharacterized protein → MLMKIALFLLTTTVVTSKDNSDTTQEVRIDIQRFGYCYIKLGDIQPPKFTCVQDDKTPERFNSTHAWHIEKDIKCIAAIPTIKEIAKGKCKRFHPHLVEIPSTHGTDARGKPVKDKDVFQ, encoded by the exons ATGTTGATGAAAATCGCGCTTTTTCTGCTTACCACAACAGTGGTAACATCAAAAGATAATTCAGATACTACGCAAGAAGTGAGGATTGATATACAACGATTTGGGTATTGCTACATTAAACTCGGGGATATACAACCGCCAAAATTTACGTGTGTTCAAGatg ataaaactCCCGAGCGATTCAATTCAACACATGCTTGGCACAtagaaaaagatataaaatgcATTGCTGCTATCccaacaataaaagaaatagcGAAGGGTAAATGTAAAAGATTTCATCCACATTTGGTCGAAATTCCTT CAACACATGGTACTGATGCTCGTGGAAAACCAGTTAAGGATAAAGATGTCTTTCAATAA
- the LOC111423798 gene encoding uncharacterized protein: MFGGFKICFLIFLSLSLEVSSIKSDIFVTDDLRCYVDHKYIIPPKFDCHKSDDRNYSNNGTHVSFYINSIGQCSALIEDVKEKASECDPIFAYFIIGHSRSGTNLTGAYLKVNDTFN, encoded by the exons atgtttggtGGTTTTAAGatatgtttcttaatttttttaagtttatcttTGGAAGTGAGTTCAATAAAATCGGATATTTTTGTAACTGATGATTTAAGATGTTACGTAGatcataaatatataattcCACCAAAGTTTGACTGCCACAAATCtg atgatCGCAACTATTCTAATAATGGTACGcatgtttctttttatataaatagtATTGGCCAATGTAGTGCTTTAATTGAGGATGTTAAGGAAAAAGCAAGCGAATGTGATCCTATATTTGCATATTTTATAATAGGACATT caCGAAGTGGTACGAATTTAACGGGAGCATATCTTAAAGTTAATGATAcctttaattaa